Proteins encoded in a region of the Pseudomonas viciae genome:
- the astA gene encoding arginine N-succinyltransferase: MIVRPVAITDLPALLDLARCAGPGFTSLPANEERLAHRVRWAQRTFAGQVERADADYLFVLEDDDRQVVGISALTGAVGLREPWYNYRVGVTVSSAPELGIQRQIPTLFLNNEMTGQSEICSLFLHPEQRRGHNGRLLSLARLLFVAEFSELFGEKMIAELRGHADEQGCSPFWDSLGRHFFKKDFSYADQLSGMGNKSFIAELMPRQPLYTCLLTEQAQAVIGKAHPNTEPAMKILGAEGFSHKGYIDIFDAGPVIEAPVSKIRTVRDSQSLTLAIGTPDEQAPVWLIHNRRLANCRVTSARARQHGQSLLVDRLTAKRLQVQPGDMVRAVALLKQGRQAVAA, translated from the coding sequence ATGATTGTCCGCCCGGTCGCCATCACCGACCTGCCCGCCCTGCTGGACCTTGCCCGCTGCGCGGGCCCCGGGTTCACCAGCCTGCCGGCCAACGAAGAGCGCCTGGCCCATCGCGTTCGCTGGGCCCAGCGCACCTTTGCCGGGCAAGTCGAACGTGCCGACGCCGATTACCTGTTCGTGCTCGAGGATGATGACCGGCAAGTAGTGGGCATCAGCGCCCTGACCGGTGCGGTGGGATTACGCGAGCCTTGGTACAACTACCGCGTTGGGGTGACCGTCAGTTCGGCACCGGAGCTGGGCATCCAGCGACAGATCCCGACGCTGTTTCTCAACAACGAAATGACCGGGCAATCGGAAATCTGCTCGTTGTTCCTGCACCCCGAGCAACGCCGTGGCCACAATGGACGCCTGCTGTCCCTGGCGCGCCTGCTGTTCGTGGCCGAGTTCTCAGAGCTGTTCGGCGAGAAAATGATCGCCGAATTGCGCGGCCACGCCGACGAGCAAGGTTGCTCACCGTTCTGGGATAGCCTGGGACGGCACTTTTTCAAGAAGGATTTCAGCTACGCCGACCAGTTGTCCGGCATGGGCAACAAATCGTTCATTGCCGAGTTGATGCCGCGCCAGCCGCTGTACACCTGCCTGCTCACTGAACAGGCCCAGGCGGTGATCGGCAAGGCCCACCCGAATACCGAGCCAGCCATGAAGATTCTCGGCGCCGAGGGGTTCTCTCATAAAGGCTATATCGATATTTTCGACGCCGGCCCGGTCATCGAGGCGCCGGTTTCGAAGATCCGCACCGTGCGCGACAGCCAGTCGTTGACCCTGGCCATCGGCACGCCGGACGAACAAGCTCCGGTCTGGTTGATCCATAACCGACGTCTGGCGAACTGCCGCGTGACCAGTGCCCGGGCACGCCAGCATGGTCAGAGTCTGCTGGTCGACCGGCTCACCGCCAAACGCCTGCAAGTACAACCGGGTGACATGGTGCGCGCCGTGGCGCTGCTCAAACAGGGACGACAGGCGGTAGCGGCGTAA
- a CDS encoding arginine N-succinyltransferase has protein sequence MLALRPVQLSDLPQLQQLARNSLVGVTSLPDDTERLREKILDSCASFEADVQSPGGENYFFVLQDLVSGHLAGCSEILSNTGCNEPFYSLRNRPFSSESRELNIHHGVPALSLCQDLNGQTLLRGFHIDAERVRTPESELLSRARLMFIAAHPQRFAESVITEIVGFSSEDGQSPFWDAIGKHFFDLPYVEAERLCGLQSRTFLAELMPQYPIYVPMLPAQAQACIGRVHPDGQEAFDILEREGFETNSYVDIFDGGPTLHARVANIRSITQSQIATARQSPQIDARGRYLVSNDGLGSYRAIVAELDVNTEGAVVLSPDMLAALGVTDGQPIRVVAL, from the coding sequence ATGCTGGCCTTACGTCCAGTTCAATTAAGCGACCTGCCGCAGTTGCAGCAGCTGGCCCGCAACAGCCTGGTAGGCGTGACCTCGCTGCCGGACGATACCGAGCGCCTGCGGGAAAAAATCCTCGACTCGTGCGCCTCGTTCGAGGCCGACGTGCAAAGCCCTGGCGGCGAGAATTATTTTTTTGTCCTGCAGGACCTGGTATCCGGGCACCTGGCCGGCTGTTCGGAAATCCTCTCCAACACCGGTTGCAACGAACCGTTCTACAGCCTGCGCAACCGGCCGTTCTCCAGCGAATCCCGGGAACTGAATATCCACCATGGTGTACCCGCGCTGTCGCTGTGCCAGGACCTCAACGGCCAGACACTGTTGCGTGGGTTTCACATCGACGCCGAGCGGGTTCGCACGCCCGAATCAGAACTGCTGTCGCGGGCCCGGCTGATGTTTATCGCCGCGCACCCTCAGCGCTTTGCCGAATCGGTGATCACGGAGATCGTCGGTTTCAGCAGCGAAGACGGCCAGTCGCCGTTCTGGGATGCCATCGGCAAGCACTTCTTCGACCTGCCCTACGTCGAGGCCGAACGCTTGTGCGGCCTGCAAAGCCGTACCTTTCTGGCCGAGCTGATGCCGCAATACCCGATCTACGTGCCAATGTTGCCGGCGCAGGCCCAGGCTTGCATCGGCCGGGTGCATCCCGACGGCCAGGAAGCCTTCGACATTCTGGAGCGCGAGGGTTTCGAAACCAACAGCTACGTGGACATCTTCGACGGCGGGCCGACGTTGCATGCCCGTGTCGCCAACATCCGCTCCATCACGCAAAGCCAGATTGCCACGGCTCGGCAAAGCCCGCAGATCGACGCCCGCGGCCGCTATCTGGTGAGCAATGATGGGCTTGGAAGCTACCGGGCGATCGTGGCCGAACTGGACGTCAATACCGAGGGCGCCGTGGTGTTGTCGCCAGACATGCTGGCCGCCCTGGGCGTCACGGATGGCCAGCCGATCCGGGTGGTTGCCTTATGA
- a CDS encoding APC family permease: MSIEAFGYKQELKRSLSLTDLVVYGMIFMIPIAPFGVYGYVNAEAPGMVPLAYIIGMVAMLFTALSYGSMARAFPVAGSVYSYAQRGLNPHVGFIAGWLMLLDYLLIPPLLYVYAAMALNHLYPDIPKVGFILAFLVSATFVNLRGITFTARMNIIFLLAQLVVLGIFLFYAWNALHSGGGNGQLTLAPLYSPEHFNFALLMQAVSIAVLSFLGFDAISTLAEEIKGDPGRSVGKAALVTLLVMGAIFVVQTWIATDLAAGMGFKSADTAFYEIAELAAGSWLATLTAVATALAWGVAVAITSQAAVSRLLFGMARDGKLPKVLAKVHPKHNTPYLSIYLVAVLSLLICYLFINAVDTLTSLVNFGALSGFMLLHITVINHYWRRQRSGQVIRHLICPLVGFVIVAAIMYNMGVDAQKLGLIWIAAGVVYLCVLNKFGSRTALPDPAAQ, from the coding sequence ATGAGTATCGAGGCATTTGGCTACAAACAGGAATTGAAGCGCAGCCTGTCACTGACGGACCTGGTGGTGTACGGGATGATTTTCATGATCCCCATCGCCCCGTTTGGCGTGTATGGCTACGTGAACGCCGAGGCCCCGGGGATGGTGCCGCTGGCGTATATCATCGGCATGGTGGCGATGCTGTTCACCGCGTTGAGCTACGGCAGCATGGCCCGGGCTTTTCCGGTGGCCGGTTCCGTCTATTCCTACGCACAACGAGGCCTCAACCCACACGTCGGGTTCATCGCGGGCTGGCTGATGCTGCTGGACTACCTGCTGATCCCGCCGCTGCTGTATGTCTACGCCGCCATGGCGTTGAATCATCTGTACCCGGACATTCCCAAGGTCGGTTTCATCCTCGCGTTCCTGGTAAGTGCGACCTTCGTCAACCTGCGGGGCATCACCTTCACCGCACGGATGAACATTATTTTCCTGCTGGCACAACTGGTGGTACTGGGGATTTTCCTGTTCTACGCCTGGAATGCCCTGCACAGCGGCGGCGGTAACGGCCAACTGACCCTGGCGCCGCTGTACAGCCCGGAACACTTCAACTTCGCCCTGCTGATGCAAGCCGTGTCCATCGCCGTGTTGTCGTTTTTGGGGTTCGACGCCATTTCCACCCTGGCCGAAGAAATCAAGGGCGACCCGGGCCGCAGCGTCGGCAAGGCAGCGTTGGTGACCTTGCTGGTGATGGGGGCGATTTTCGTGGTGCAGACCTGGATCGCCACTGACCTGGCGGCCGGCATGGGCTTCAAGTCAGCTGACACCGCATTCTATGAAATCGCCGAACTGGCGGCCGGCAGCTGGCTGGCAACCTTGACCGCTGTCGCCACGGCGCTGGCCTGGGGCGTGGCGGTGGCGATCACCTCGCAAGCGGCGGTGTCGCGGCTGTTGTTCGGCATGGCCCGGGACGGCAAGTTGCCCAAGGTGCTGGCCAAGGTCCATCCGAAACACAACACCCCGTACCTGAGCATTTATCTGGTCGCCGTGCTGTCGCTATTGATCTGCTACCTGTTTATCAATGCCGTGGACACCCTGACCTCCCTGGTCAACTTCGGCGCCCTGAGCGGCTTCATGTTGCTGCACATCACCGTGATCAACCATTACTGGCGCCGCCAGCGCTCCGGCCAGGTGATTCGCCATCTGATCTGCCCGCTGGTCGGCTTCGTGATCGTCGCGGCCATCATGTACAACATGGGCGTGGATGCGCAGAAGCTCGGCCTGATCTGGATTGCCGCAGGCGTGGTCTATCTGTGCGTGCTGAATAAATTCGGCAGCCGCACTGCGTTGCCCGATCCGGCCGCTCAGTGA
- a CDS encoding N-formylglutamate amidohydrolase → MRESIECAESGLYTGPAYRLLREDSEHPVLLVCEHASRFMPEALNDLGLDETAAQEHIAWDIGALALAERLAETLGATLLSANYSRLLIDLNRPLHVSDSIPAQSEIYQVPGNHSLDEATRAYRQQRLFHPFHDRLRALIDQRLAADRLVRVVGIHSFTPVFYGQPRALEAGVLFGEAKDYAQRIVDGLGRHSLRAAGNQPYKINPLTDMTVPVHGDGRGLDSVLIEVRNDLLRSPDAVRTWSAYLAPLL, encoded by the coding sequence ATGCGCGAATCTATTGAGTGTGCTGAATCAGGCCTCTACACCGGACCGGCCTACCGGCTGCTCCGGGAAGACTCCGAGCACCCGGTGCTGCTGGTGTGCGAACACGCCAGCCGCTTCATGCCCGAAGCCCTGAATGACCTGGGCCTGGATGAAACAGCCGCCCAGGAGCACATCGCCTGGGACATCGGCGCCCTGGCCCTGGCCGAACGCCTGGCCGAAACGTTGGGCGCGACCTTGCTGTCGGCCAATTATTCACGGTTATTGATCGACCTGAACCGCCCGCTTCACGTGTCCGATAGCATTCCGGCCCAGAGCGAGATCTACCAGGTCCCGGGCAACCATTCCCTGGACGAGGCCACTCGTGCCTATCGCCAGCAGCGCCTGTTCCACCCGTTCCATGATCGGCTGCGGGCGTTGATCGACCAGCGCCTGGCCGCCGACCGGTTGGTGCGGGTAGTGGGCATCCACAGTTTTACACCGGTGTTCTACGGCCAACCGCGCGCGCTGGAAGCCGGCGTACTGTTCGGCGAAGCCAAGGATTACGCCCAACGCATCGTCGACGGGCTGGGCCGGCATTCGCTGCGCGCGGCGGGCAACCAGCCCTACAAGATCAACCCTCTGACCGACATGACGGTCCCGGTGCACGGCGATGGACGCGGCCTGGATTCGGTGTTGATCGAAGTGCGCAACGACCTGCTGCGCAGCCCCGACGCGGTGCGAACCTGGAGCGCTTACCTGGCCCCGTTGTTGTAG
- a CDS encoding glutamine synthetase family protein: protein MSRLDTAAPLAPLPITTLVSTDLIGVTRGRSFPSDELPHYVTAGCGWVPANSALTPQDIIASANPWGAYGDLRLVPDLSSRVTISNGPDAQAPALDFIHCDIRETDGRPWGACPRTLLHDEVERYRTELGLQVFAAFEHEFNLNTTPSQPDRLAFSLQAQRQQAGFAGWLLSALRAGGVEPEMFLPEYGKHQYEITCRPTLGVAAADRAVNVREISREIARQMGLGLSFAPKTAENAVCNGVHLHLSLQDLSGDPVLHDAASSNGLSSLGQHWAAGVLHYLPALCALTAPTPLSYERLQPHHWSASYACLGQRNREAALRICPTVSLGGKPVANQYNLEFRAMDATASPHLAMAALLVAGRLGIEQRLALNAVTDEIPDELNEEQRRARGIIALPTTLTQALDCLRHSGALLEALPAPLVETYFALKAQELALTQALSPAERCEHYARIY from the coding sequence GTGAGCCGCCTCGATACCGCCGCGCCCCTGGCACCGTTACCCATCACGACGCTGGTAAGCACCGACCTGATCGGCGTGACCCGCGGGCGTTCGTTTCCCAGCGATGAGCTGCCCCACTACGTCACCGCCGGTTGTGGCTGGGTGCCGGCCAATAGCGCGCTGACGCCCCAGGACATCATCGCTTCGGCCAACCCCTGGGGCGCCTATGGCGACTTGCGGCTGGTGCCGGACCTGTCCAGCCGGGTGACCATCAGCAACGGCCCCGACGCCCAGGCCCCCGCCCTGGATTTCATCCACTGCGACATCCGGGAAACCGATGGCCGACCGTGGGGCGCCTGCCCGCGCACGCTGCTGCATGACGAAGTGGAGCGTTATCGCACCGAACTCGGCTTGCAGGTGTTCGCTGCGTTCGAGCATGAGTTCAACCTCAATACCACGCCGTCCCAACCCGACCGCCTGGCCTTCAGCCTCCAGGCCCAGCGCCAGCAGGCCGGGTTCGCCGGTTGGCTGCTCAGTGCCCTGCGGGCCGGCGGTGTCGAGCCGGAAATGTTCCTGCCCGAATACGGCAAGCACCAATACGAAATCACCTGCCGCCCGACCCTCGGCGTGGCCGCTGCCGACCGTGCGGTGAACGTGCGGGAAATCAGCCGCGAGATCGCCCGGCAAATGGGCTTGGGCTTAAGCTTCGCCCCCAAGACCGCAGAGAATGCCGTGTGCAACGGTGTGCACCTGCACCTGAGCCTGCAAGACCTGAGCGGCGACCCCGTGCTCCATGACGCCGCGAGCAGCAACGGCTTGTCCAGCCTCGGCCAACACTGGGCCGCGGGGGTGCTGCACTATCTGCCGGCGCTGTGCGCGCTGACCGCCCCAACACCGCTGTCCTACGAACGCCTGCAACCCCATCACTGGAGCGCGTCCTACGCCTGCCTGGGACAGCGCAACCGCGAAGCGGCGCTGCGCATCTGCCCGACCGTGAGCCTGGGCGGTAAACCCGTGGCGAACCAGTACAACCTGGAATTTCGTGCCATGGACGCCACCGCCTCGCCACATCTGGCGATGGCAGCACTGTTGGTCGCCGGACGCCTGGGCATCGAGCAACGGCTGGCGCTGAACGCTGTCACCGATGAAATACCCGATGAGTTGAATGAAGAACAACGTCGCGCCCGTGGCATTATCGCTCTGCCAACAACCCTGACCCAGGCGCTGGATTGCCTGCGCCACAGTGGGGCGCTGCTCGAAGCCCTGCCCGCCCCGCTGGTTGAAACCTACTTCGCCTTGAAGGCCCAGGAGCTGGCCTTGACCCAGGCGCTGTCACCTGCCGAGCGTTGTGAGCACTATGCGCGAATCTATTGA
- a CDS encoding isochorismatase family cysteine hydrolase produces MFSLPHRSPRDLPFTHDHTALLLVDMQRAWLEPQFDAHLNTAEAEYFIRRARQQVIPNQQRLLNALRAARHNVLHTHIESLTADGRDRSLDHKLSDMHLPKGSPEAQIIAELAPLENEIVLPKTSSGVFNSTNIDYVLRNLQTRHLIIAGIVTDQCVDMAVRDAADRGYLVTLVEDACATYTEQRHLACLNAIKGYCWIADTDTVLGRLQEMQP; encoded by the coding sequence ATGTTCTCGCTCCCCCACCGCTCGCCTCGGGATTTGCCGTTCACTCACGACCACACGGCGTTGCTGCTGGTGGACATGCAACGCGCCTGGCTGGAACCGCAATTCGATGCCCATCTGAACACCGCCGAGGCCGAATATTTCATCCGTCGGGCGCGCCAGCAGGTGATTCCCAACCAGCAACGCCTGCTCAACGCGCTGCGCGCGGCCCGGCACAACGTGTTGCACACTCACATCGAAAGCCTCACCGCCGATGGCCGTGACCGCTCCCTGGATCACAAGCTGTCGGACATGCACCTGCCCAAGGGCAGCCCCGAGGCGCAGATCATTGCCGAGCTGGCGCCGCTGGAAAACGAAATCGTGCTGCCCAAGACCTCCTCGGGGGTCTTCAATTCCACCAACATCGACTACGTGCTGCGCAACCTGCAGACCCGCCATCTGATCATCGCCGGCATCGTCACCGACCAATGCGTCGATATGGCCGTGCGTGACGCCGCCGACCGCGGCTACCTGGTCACGCTGGTGGAAGATGCCTGCGCCACGTACACCGAACAACGGCATCTGGCGTGCCTGAACGCGATCAAGGGCTACTGCTGGATCGCCGATACCGACACCGTGCTCGGGCGTTTGCAGGAGATGCAGCCGTGA
- a CDS encoding MurR/RpiR family transcriptional regulator yields the protein MPPLRDLITDPGLVLTPSERKVVRALLDHYPRNGLGPMSRLADHAGVSDPTIVRLVKKLGFGGYAEFQDALLSDMDHRLRSPRTLLQPRAKLPQGDTWSQYLAASQRTLNDTQALTQPEDVRILVQWLIDSRHQVHCFGGRFSSFLAHYLLNHLRLLRAGCFALEDNAQLPDRLFDVQRQDVVLIFDYRRYQAQALRVASAAKARHARVVLFSDVYASPLRELADLIISAPVESVSAFDSLVPALAQVEALIACMTLQCPDLAERLEGIDALRAEFSTHLLEEK from the coding sequence ATGCCGCCTCTCAGAGACCTGATCACCGATCCCGGCCTGGTTTTGACGCCGTCGGAACGCAAGGTCGTACGCGCCCTGCTCGATCACTATCCACGCAACGGCCTGGGCCCGATGTCGCGTCTGGCGGACCATGCCGGCGTCAGCGACCCGACCATCGTGCGGCTGGTAAAAAAGCTCGGATTTGGCGGTTACGCCGAATTCCAGGATGCGCTGCTCAGTGACATGGACCACCGCCTGCGCTCGCCTCGCACGCTGTTGCAACCGCGGGCCAAATTGCCGCAAGGCGATACCTGGAGCCAGTACCTGGCGGCCAGCCAACGCACCCTCAACGACACCCAGGCCCTGACCCAACCCGAAGACGTGCGCATTCTCGTGCAGTGGCTGATCGACAGCCGCCACCAGGTGCATTGCTTTGGTGGGCGCTTCAGCAGCTTTCTTGCCCACTACCTGCTCAACCACTTGCGCCTGTTGCGGGCAGGCTGTTTTGCCCTGGAAGACAACGCCCAGTTGCCCGACCGACTGTTCGACGTGCAGCGCCAGGACGTGGTGCTGATCTTCGATTATCGCCGCTACCAGGCCCAGGCCCTGCGTGTGGCCAGCGCGGCCAAGGCTCGCCACGCCCGGGTCGTATTGTTCAGCGACGTCTATGCCTCGCCATTGCGAGAGCTGGCCGACCTGATCATCAGCGCTCCGGTGGAATCGGTCTCAGCCTTCGACAGCCTGGTGCCGGCGCTGGCCCAGGTCGAAGCGCTGATCGCCTGCATGACCCTGCAATGCCCTGACCTGGCCGAGCGCCTGGAGGGTATCGACGCCTTGCGCGCGGAATTCAGCACGCACCTGTTGGAGGAAAAATAA
- a CDS encoding histidine phosphatase family protein produces the protein MQATRLTLICHARTVAQKQARFGLEEPLDAGWLAQRPEAGHGYRNVRQLLCGPELRTRQTAVLFGAEPQVVQALADCDLGRWRGLSIDEVFTTEPQQLQAWLDDPEAAPHGGESVARLCRRVGDWLTSLQDKPGHLLAVTHPFVIRAALMNVLHCPATTFHRIDIEPLSAMELRFNGVWRLRAQESQA, from the coding sequence GTGCAAGCAACCCGTCTGACCCTGATTTGCCACGCCCGCACCGTTGCCCAGAAACAGGCGCGCTTTGGCCTGGAAGAGCCGCTGGATGCTGGCTGGCTGGCGCAGCGTCCAGAGGCCGGCCACGGCTATCGAAATGTCCGGCAACTGCTCTGCGGGCCAGAACTGCGCACTCGCCAGACGGCTGTGTTGTTCGGCGCAGAGCCCCAGGTCGTCCAGGCCCTGGCCGATTGCGATTTGGGTCGCTGGCGTGGTTTGTCCATCGACGAGGTGTTCACGACTGAACCGCAACAACTGCAAGCCTGGCTCGACGATCCTGAGGCGGCCCCCCATGGCGGCGAATCCGTTGCCCGGTTGTGTCGCCGTGTCGGCGACTGGTTGACCAGCCTGCAAGACAAGCCGGGACATCTGCTGGCCGTCACCCACCCATTCGTGATCCGTGCGGCCCTGATGAATGTATTGCACTGCCCGGCAACCACGTTCCACCGGATCGACATCGAACCGCTGTCGGCCATGGAGTTGCGTTTCAACGGGGTGTGGCGATTGCGCGCCCAGGAGTCGCAGGCATGA
- the cobF gene encoding precorrin-6A synthase (deacetylating), whose product MKTLSVIGIGAGDPDYLTMQAVKALNRVDVFFLMDKGPAKSKLMDLRREICQRYIVDRTYRFVEAYSPERQRGELDYAASVEELNRAKQATFERLINDELSDGECAGFLVWGDPALYDSTVRILQAIVDAGRCAFEFEVIPGITSVQALAARHKVALNDIGGSLEITTGRRLAAGQVGDASSVVVMLDAEDAYRQVSDPDTHIYWGAYVGTPDEILIAGRLGDVADDIEATRKAARQANGWIMDSYLLRKP is encoded by the coding sequence ATGAAGACGTTATCTGTCATCGGCATCGGCGCCGGCGATCCGGACTACCTGACGATGCAGGCGGTGAAAGCCTTGAATCGGGTGGACGTGTTTTTCCTCATGGATAAAGGGCCCGCCAAGAGCAAACTGATGGATTTGCGCCGCGAAATCTGTCAGCGCTACATCGTTGATCGCACTTACCGTTTCGTCGAAGCCTACAGCCCCGAACGCCAACGCGGCGAGTTGGACTACGCCGCCAGCGTCGAAGAGCTGAACCGAGCGAAGCAGGCCACTTTCGAACGGTTGATCAATGACGAACTGTCCGATGGCGAGTGCGCTGGTTTTCTGGTGTGGGGTGATCCGGCGTTGTACGACAGCACCGTGCGCATCCTGCAGGCGATTGTCGATGCCGGCCGCTGCGCCTTTGAGTTCGAGGTGATTCCTGGCATCACCAGTGTCCAGGCCCTTGCCGCCCGGCACAAGGTGGCGCTGAACGACATTGGCGGTTCGCTGGAAATCACCACTGGCCGCCGATTGGCGGCAGGGCAGGTGGGCGATGCTTCAAGCGTGGTGGTGATGCTCGATGCCGAAGATGCGTATCGCCAGGTGAGCGACCCGGATACGCACATTTACTGGGGCGCCTATGTCGGCACACCGGATGAAATCCTCATTGCTGGCCGGCTGGGGGATGTGGCCGATGACATCGAAGCCACCCGCAAGGCCGCGCGGCAGGCGAATGGGTGGATCATGGATAGTTATTTGCTGCGTAAACCCTGA
- the ftrA gene encoding transcriptional regulator FtrA: MQPTPGLVAILAYDGLCTFEFGVAVEIFGLERPEFDFPWYQHRIVAVDDGPMRAMGGFQVLADGGMELLETARTIVVPGWRSRNEPPPPALLEALRRAHGRGARLLSICSGAFVLAAAGLLDGLGATTHWRYTDELADSFPAIRVDPHVLYVDSGQVITSAGSAAGIDACLHLVARDYGVQVANSVARRLVMSPQRTGGQAQFIPSPVSRTPRSDLSSVMQWARERLHKPLGVRELASQAAMSERTFLRHFTQACGLSPKAWLQHERLARARELLESTEDNTDNIAQLCGYRSVESFRVAFRSVVGLAPSVYRERFGRG, translated from the coding sequence ATGCAGCCTACTCCCGGCCTGGTCGCGATCCTCGCTTATGACGGCTTATGCACGTTCGAATTCGGCGTTGCCGTCGAGATCTTCGGATTGGAGCGGCCCGAATTCGATTTCCCCTGGTACCAGCATCGCATCGTCGCCGTCGATGACGGCCCAATGCGCGCCATGGGCGGCTTCCAGGTATTGGCCGATGGCGGCATGGAGTTGCTCGAAACGGCTCGAACCATTGTCGTGCCAGGTTGGCGTAGCCGCAACGAGCCACCGCCTCCGGCCTTGCTCGAGGCACTGCGCCGCGCCCATGGCCGAGGCGCGCGCCTGCTGTCGATCTGCTCCGGGGCCTTCGTCCTGGCAGCCGCCGGGCTGCTGGATGGGCTGGGGGCCACGACCCACTGGCGCTACACCGACGAACTGGCGGATAGCTTTCCCGCCATCCGGGTAGACCCGCACGTGTTGTATGTGGATTCAGGACAAGTCATCACCTCGGCCGGCAGCGCCGCAGGCATCGATGCCTGCTTGCATCTGGTAGCACGGGATTATGGCGTCCAGGTCGCCAACAGCGTGGCGCGCCGGCTGGTGATGTCACCGCAACGCACGGGCGGCCAGGCGCAGTTCATTCCGTCGCCGGTCAGCCGAACGCCACGCAGCGATCTGTCGAGCGTCATGCAATGGGCCCGCGAACGCCTGCACAAACCCCTTGGCGTACGCGAACTGGCCAGCCAGGCGGCCATGAGCGAACGGACCTTTTTGCGCCACTTCACCCAAGCCTGCGGCCTGTCGCCCAAGGCCTGGCTGCAACATGAACGCCTGGCCAGGGCTCGCGAATTACTGGAGAGCACTGAAGACAACACCGACAACATTGCGCAGTTGTGTGGCTACCGCTCGGTGGAAAGCTTTCGCGTGGCGTTTCGCAGCGTAGTGGGGTTGGCGCCGTCGGTGTATCGGGAGCGGTTTGGGCGGGGGTGA
- a CDS encoding rhodanese-like domain-containing protein has product MTSLVREVPAAPSEIALQHFSRRLTFETDCSDVHASQQAGELDFVLVDVRGPLAYERGHVPGAINLATRTLTAQALEAYPKSTLFVVYCAGPHCNGANKAAVRLATLGYPVKEMIGGVMGWLDEGFRLTGLVERMADEAISCDC; this is encoded by the coding sequence ATGACCAGTCTGGTTCGCGAAGTGCCTGCTGCCCCGTCCGAGATCGCCCTGCAGCATTTTAGTCGGCGTCTGACATTCGAAACCGATTGTTCCGACGTTCACGCCAGCCAACAGGCTGGCGAACTCGATTTTGTGCTGGTGGATGTGCGTGGGCCCTTGGCTTATGAGCGCGGGCATGTGCCTGGGGCGATCAACCTGGCGACCCGTACGCTTACCGCCCAGGCGCTGGAGGCCTATCCCAAGAGCACGTTGTTCGTGGTGTATTGTGCAGGCCCGCACTGCAATGGCGCGAACAAGGCGGCGGTCCGTCTGGCGACCTTGGGTTACCCGGTCAAGGAAATGATCGGTGGCGTCATGGGTTGGCTCGATGAAGGCTTTCGCCTGACCGGCCTGGTGGAGCGCATGGCGGATGAGGCGATCAGCTGCGATTGCTGA